The following proteins are co-located in the Burkholderiaceae bacterium DAT-1 genome:
- a CDS encoding class I SAM-dependent methyltransferase, translating to MPDHPPASASGVLYSPAELFDRHAKRYADHYFDLHEYDRYYSKWLSQVRKGGQVIDVACGPGNVSAFIRSVRPDLQVTGIDIAPGMIAEAQRRVPDATFLVSDCRDIPLLGQTFDGAAFAFGLSYLDDQAAAATLQAIYDVLSPNAPLYLSTLSATKTHTLVQSSSAGERMLMHYRTPDAILAHISRAGFMLVFDTLVASPSTARFATDDLIALAKRV from the coding sequence ATGCCCGACCATCCTCCCGCATCCGCATCAGGCGTGCTATACAGTCCAGCCGAACTCTTCGATCGCCATGCCAAACGCTATGCAGATCACTACTTCGATCTGCACGAGTACGATCGCTATTACAGCAAGTGGCTTTCCCAGGTGCGAAAAGGTGGACAGGTGATTGATGTGGCGTGTGGCCCGGGCAATGTCAGCGCCTTTATTCGGTCGGTACGACCCGATTTGCAGGTCACGGGCATCGACATCGCACCCGGTATGATTGCTGAAGCGCAAAGGAGAGTGCCCGATGCCACTTTCCTGGTAAGTGACTGCCGAGATATACCTCTGCTCGGTCAAACTTTTGATGGTGCCGCATTCGCGTTTGGATTGAGCTATCTGGATGATCAGGCTGCAGCTGCCACATTGCAGGCCATATACGATGTTCTCAGCCCCAATGCACCGCTCTATCTATCAACACTTTCGGCCACAAAAACACACACGCTGGTTCAGTCGTCCAGCGCGGGGGAGCGTATGCTGATGCACTACCGAACGCCCGATGCAATACTGGCGCACATCAGTCGAGCAGGATTTATGCTGGTATTCGATACATTGGTAGCCAGCCCCAGTACCGCACGATTTGCGACTGATGACCTCATTGCACTAGCTAAACGCGTTTAA